The region GCGCCCGCCCAGTTTTCGTCAAATACACCGCACGAAGGGTGTCATCTTGAGCGAGGCACAGCGGAGTCGAAGGATCTGCGGCCCTCACTCATTACCGCACCACTGCCTTGACCGCAGCCATATTGTCGCAGCGGTCATACACGCGCACTGCGATCACGTGCTCCTTCGCATCGGTCACCGGAGTCGTCGCCTGCGGCGCCTCCGCCGTAAAGTCATAGTGCTCGGTCTGCGAATCCGAAACCTGACCGACCGGTTCAAGATACTGCCATGCTCCTCCGTCAACCGAATACTCGGCATGCGCGATCGGGGAGGTAGCATCGTGCGCATCGAGCGTGGCATGGATCCGCGGTGCCGCTCCTGCGCGCGAGGAAACCATCGAAGCTGTCAACGTACCCGGAACAGGAGGAGTCGTGTCCACAACGAAAGCCGGGCTGATGCGTTCTCCCGTCAGCGTCTGAGAGTCCGTGTGGACCGGAGCATCGCTTGCCACAACACGCAGTTCGTAGTTCCCATCCGGCAGAAGGGAAGCGTCAAAGCTGTAATAGTGGTCGCGGATCTGGTCTTTCAGCAGCCGCCAGTTTGTCTCGCCCACTCCGCGATACCAGATCGCAAACATCAGATCGTCGCCATTATCGTCATGGGCGAGCCAGCGGGCCGTCACGGAGTTCTTATCCTTCTGCGCTGTCAGGGGGGCGGTATTTGCATCCTGCTGAAAAGCAGCTGCCGGGTTTGCCGAAGTCGTCACAGGAAACGCCACCTGCACTGTTGTTGCCGCGGGCGTTGCCGCTCCCGCGGCCATCTTCGCGCCGGGCTGCACGACGATCTCATCCACAATAGGCGCGATATTCCGTGGCAGGTAATTCAGTCCAACCGAATCGATCCCCGACCCGCCGTGCAGGACTGCCTTCCACTGCGCAAACCGACCCTCCGGAATCGCCGCCACGCCTTCCGGAGACATCTTGACCCAATCGCTCCATCCCATCACGGGACTCTGAACGTTTCCACTCCGCACCCAGAGATCGTAGCCTGCAGGCACTCCAGCGGTACGTGCCTCCATGCGGCCCCAGCGTGAGTACTCCTTCGCATCGAAAACCTCGCTGGTATACACTGACTCCTTCGACGGAGCATCGCTCAGGCGAAACAGCTTTCCGCTGTTGCTCGTCGTCACCAGCAGCCCATCCTTTGCCGGTGCGAAAGCCATTCCCTGGGCGGCATCGAGATGAGCTATATCGGTAAACTGCCCCGGAACCGCAGGATCGATCCTGTACACTCGTCCACGATTACCAGTAGCTGCCAGCAAGGCTCCCTTGCGAAACGTGAGAGCATACACCACGTCTTCCTTCATCGTCAGCAAACGCGCCGGAGTGCCATCCTTCGCGATTCGATAGATCTCGCTTCCGTCCGAAATCAGCGAGTTCGTTCCTGCTGCAGCAGTCGATCCAGGCTGCGAAAACGTGACCGTGATCCCCACGTTCCCCGTAACCGGCAGAGGCGGCAGAGGCAGCGATCCTCGCGCGCCCACCCCGGCTGCATAGACATTGCCGACCTCATCCATGGCCAGCGATGTAATCTCCCGTCGCGGAGCTGCATACGCAGCAAACGGCTTCGCTCCGGAGACCTTCGTGTCGATCCGGTAGATCACCCCGGACCCGTCCGTGCCCGCCCACAGCGTTCCATCAGCCGCCAGCAGCAGGCAGCGTATGTGCTGATCCGCTGTCTTGAAGAGGACCTGCGCTTTGCCACCATTTGCAGGGATTTTGTATACCACCGCTGGTGCTCCGGCCGCAACATAGACATCGCCGTTCGGCGACGCAGCAACATCCCACAGATACTTCGGCTTTTCCTCGCTCGTCGCCGCATCGAAGAGGACCGTTGCCGTTCCTCCTCCGGCAGGAACCCGATAAACTTTCCCATCCGGCGAAGTCGCCGCGATCACAGATCCATCACGGGCCACTGCAACCGCCTGCACAGCCAGATCTTTCGTCTCCAGCAGCTTTGTCGCGTTGCCATTGGGAGTAACCCGCATCACGATGCCCGATCCTGCAGTGGTTCCGCCCAGCCCTACGTAGCCATTGCCTTCGCGGTCCGCCGCCAGCGACCAGGCATAGCTCTTGCCGGTGTCGTAGACCATCTGTTTGCTGGGACCGGCCTCCAACCTGCCATCGCTCCGTATGCCGACACCATCCGCCGTACCGCGTTCCATCATGTCGTAGCGATCCACTGTCCACAGTTTTGTTCCCTGGGCCTGCACCACCCCTGCCAGCAACATCGGAAACAGACATCCCATCAGCAAATAACGTTGCATCATCGTGACCTGAGTCTAAAGCAAGCCGAACGCGACAGGGCGGAGACTCCCAGTCTCCGCCCTGAACGAAACCCAACCTACGATCTCTTTAGTTTGCCAACACAATCCTGTATCGTGCCTGGTTTTTCTTCACGCGCGACACTGCCTCGGCAGCCTTGGACATCGGCAGAACCTCCGCAGTTGCCTTCACCCCGTGTCTGCCGGCTACGTCCAGCATCTCCATCAGATCCTTCGGGCTTCCCGTAGAAGACCCGCAGACGGCTCGCTGGCTCCCGATCAGCGCCGGTGCCTGCAGCTGCAGCGCCGATGTGGGCGCTCCCACCAGGCACAGCACGCCGTTGGGGCGCAGGGAGTTCACATAGGCGGACCAGTCCTGGTCCGCATTGATCGTCGAAATCAACAGATCGAACGAGCCCGCCACCTTCTTCAGAGCGCCTGTATCGCGCGTATTCACAAAGTGGTGCGCTCCCAGTTCCAGCGCTTCGCTCTCTTTATCTTTTGAGGTGGAAAACGCCGTCACCTCCGCACCAAAGACGCGCGCGAACTGGATGCCAAGGTGTCCCAATCCTCCGATTCCAATGATCCCCACCCGAGAGGATGGGCGCACACCATAGTTGCGCAGGGGGGAATAGACGGTAATCCCAGCGCAAAGCAGCGGAGCCGCGGTGGCGCTCTCCAGTGCTTCGGGCAGAGGAATGGCAAATCGCGAGTTCACCCGCACTTTCTCCGCAAAGCCGCCGTTATGTCCCACGCATGTCGACTGCGCTTGCGCACAAAGCTGCTCCTCGCCCTTCCTGCACCACTCGCACATACCGCAACTGTCGGCCTGCCACCCTACCCCAACGCGCTGTCCTACGGTAAGGCTGCGGACGTGTTCCCCCACACCGCTCACGGTTCCTACAATCTCATGTCCCGGGACCAACGGGTACTTGCTGATTCCCCAGTCGTTATTGATCAGATGAAGATCGCTGCGGCACACTCCGCAGTGTGAGATCCGGATCTCCACCTCGTATGGCTTGATCTCTCCTGGGTCAAACTTGTAAGGGAGCAACTGTGCACCGGCCGCGTGGACAGCCAGGCCATGAATCTCGCTCATCTGAAATGGTTATCCTTTTTGCGCACGGTTTCCTGACCCCGGCGTCTTCGACTTTGATGCTACAACAAGACTTTGAGGGATGAGATCGGTCCGGCAACGTTCGCTGTCCAACGAAAGGGCCATAGACTTCGACTTAGCCAGACTCAGCGGATCGTGAGATGCAGCACCTGCGATCCGCTAATCGCATATCCGGCCTCGGTGGAAGCCGCCTCAATCACGCTCTCACCATTCAAGTTCATCCGCTGCGCATCCTTGAGCGGAGCCAGAACATTTGCCATCGAGAGGGGAACCCCCGGCATGGCCTGTCCTTCCAGCACCGCCTGAGCCTCCCGGCTCAACAATGTCACATAGATGCGATCGTTGGGATGCAGATGATTCATCTGATCGACTGCATCCGCCAGTCCCTCAGCTTTTTTCGCAGCCCCGCTCGGACTCAGCAGGCGGTCCACAGTGGCTCCATCGCTCACCAGAACCCTTACTTGCCCCGGTGTCATATCGTCGGGAATCTTTACCTTCAGGCGCACCAGCTTCGACTCTGCCTGATAAGGACGCAGCATTACTTCCGCATCGATGATGTCGCCAGGGTTCGCCTCCAGCACGCTTAAACGGGCGGACTCCACGGTCGCCGTTCTGCGTTCAGGGATCCCCTCTACCTTGAGCTTCATTCCGGTCACTATCGGTTGGTCCTGCGGGTTGCCATAGACACGGCTGAACCGGTCGTTCACAAATAGAGCAGCGTTGATCGCTGCAGGATTCAGTTCGTTTTGCGCCACGATGCCCGACATCTTTACCTCAGGCAGTCCCTGCACACCGATCTCGCCTGTCATTCGGTAGCTCATCTCGGCCGCGGCCAGGTTTGTGCCTTGCAGGCTCTGATACACCGAAACCAGCATCGCCGACGGCGTCAGCTGGCGATTGTCCAGAACCTCGAAGCGATACGTCTTGTCCTTCGCCATACCCGTCACTGCCGTAGCCGGGGAGACCACCTCCACTGATACCGGAATCATGCGCGCCTTGGTCCCGAACTGGCCCATAATCGCGGAGGCGCGGTCTTCCGTAAACGCGCCCACCGTCTCCGTCGTGTTGACGATCTTGAAGGCGTTCAGCGGCGAAGGCAGCGTTGCCACCACGGCAGCCTTCGTCATTGGCATGTCCACTGGACCATACTGCGTGATGGGATGACCGCAAGCCAGAAGACGCTTCGGATCCACGTAGGTCACCGTGCACGTCCCGGCAACGGAGAGATCGCCCCGCACCAGGACGGCACTCACGGCCGAACCCGGCACCAGCGGCTCAGGCTGCACCGCCGCTGCATCCGCTCCTCCCAGTCCCGCCACGGGCGTCATCCCCATGGCGCGGAACCGATCGCCGAACCGGGCCACGGTCTCCGGGCTGAAGCCGCTGAACACAAGCGGAGTCTCCATCGCCTGCATCTCGACGCCCAGGCCTCCGTTTGCCGCCGGGACGCTCATCTCTGCCGGTCCGCTGCTTTGTATTCTCTGTGCCGTTGCAGGCTGTGCCGAATCGTCCCGCACCTCCAGCATCTGCTCGATGGGAGTGATGCCCGCAATCGGCTCCTTGCTGAACTGCCCGATGCGATAACTCAGCGCACCCACCAGTTTCCCGTCGATATACACAGGGCTGCCGCTCATCCCGGCGACTACGCCCGTAAACTCCGGCTTGCTTCCGTAAAGTCGCGCCAGGATCATGTCTCGTCCAGGCCCCAACGAGTCCTTCAGGACGCCCAGGATCTCTACCTGCATCGGCTCCGGATTCACGCCTTCAAAAACGGTATAGGCGACGCCCTTCATCCCGCGCTTGAGCTGGGAAAGCGGAAAGATCTTCGGCTCGGCTGCACCTCCCATCGCCGCCTCCGCGGTTGGGGGAAGAGCAGCGGACGTCACACTGGCAGATGCTGCGTGGGCTGTCGCTGTAGCAGACGTCTGCGCTGCCGCTGCCAGGGCACACGTTCCCATCCACCCTGCCACCAGCAGGCGTACCATTCGATCTCGCGTCTTTCTTTGGTCTCTCACGTCTACAAATATTGGAGCCTGTCCTTGCGGCAGGTCGGCGATAATCCATTTCTCCTTTGGAGATCAACCTGTCCGTTGGACGCTGACGGTCCCGAAAAAGCTGTTACAAGCAAGGTTATCCCATCGTCCAATGGACGGAGTACAGTTGCAGATGATGACTTTCAGTTTGCGAATTCGCCATGCGGCGTTTGCTCTCTCTGTTCTCTTTGGCCTCAGCCTGATTCCGGTCGCTGGTATGGCGCAGTCTGCTCCGCAGCAACAGTCTCCGGCTCAGCAGCCCCAGGACGACTCCGCCGGCCCGCAGACCGATAATGGCCCCATCGTCATCCGGAAAAAGAAGGAGGAGGAGGCTCCGCCGCCGGCACCGGTTGCCCCGCCCGAGCCAAAGGTCAAGAATCCGAACAACGAAACCTATTCGCTCCGGGTCGATGTTCCCATCGTCAACCTCAACGTCAATGTCATTCTCGACAAGACCCATCAGTTCGTTCCCGGACTCAAGGGTGGCAACTTCCTTGTGCTCGAAGATGGAGTTCCTCAGACCATCACCAGCATCCGCATGGCCCAGACCCCTATCACCGCGGTCATGCTGCTTGAGTTCGCAGCCAACAGCTACTACTTCATCCGAGACATGCAGAATGCATCGTTCAGCTTCTTCAACACCTTGCGTCCGGACGACTACGTCGCTGTGGTCACCTACGACCTCAAGACCCACATCCTCACCGAT is a window of Edaphobacter sp. 12200R-103 DNA encoding:
- a CDS encoding NAD(P)-dependent alcohol dehydrogenase, whose product is MSEIHGLAVHAAGAQLLPYKFDPGEIKPYEVEIRISHCGVCRSDLHLINNDWGISKYPLVPGHEIVGTVSGVGEHVRSLTVGQRVGVGWQADSCGMCEWCRKGEEQLCAQAQSTCVGHNGGFAEKVRVNSRFAIPLPEALESATAAPLLCAGITVYSPLRNYGVRPSSRVGIIGIGGLGHLGIQFARVFGAEVTAFSTSKDKESEALELGAHHFVNTRDTGALKKVAGSFDLLISTINADQDWSAYVNSLRPNGVLCLVGAPTSALQLQAPALIGSQRAVCGSSTGSPKDLMEMLDVAGRHGVKATAEVLPMSKAAEAVSRVKKNQARYRIVLAN
- a CDS encoding SpoIVB peptidase S55 domain-containing protein, producing MRDQRKTRDRMVRLLVAGWMGTCALAAAAQTSATATAHAASASVTSAALPPTAEAAMGGAAEPKIFPLSQLKRGMKGVAYTVFEGVNPEPMQVEILGVLKDSLGPGRDMILARLYGSKPEFTGVVAGMSGSPVYIDGKLVGALSYRIGQFSKEPIAGITPIEQMLEVRDDSAQPATAQRIQSSGPAEMSVPAANGGLGVEMQAMETPLVFSGFSPETVARFGDRFRAMGMTPVAGLGGADAAAVQPEPLVPGSAVSAVLVRGDLSVAGTCTVTYVDPKRLLACGHPITQYGPVDMPMTKAAVVATLPSPLNAFKIVNTTETVGAFTEDRASAIMGQFGTKARMIPVSVEVVSPATAVTGMAKDKTYRFEVLDNRQLTPSAMLVSVYQSLQGTNLAAAEMSYRMTGEIGVQGLPEVKMSGIVAQNELNPAAINAALFVNDRFSRVYGNPQDQPIVTGMKLKVEGIPERRTATVESARLSVLEANPGDIIDAEVMLRPYQAESKLVRLKVKIPDDMTPGQVRVLVSDGATVDRLLSPSGAAKKAEGLADAVDQMNHLHPNDRIYVTLLSREAQAVLEGQAMPGVPLSMANVLAPLKDAQRMNLNGESVIEAASTEAGYAISGSQVLHLTIR